The Paenibacillus yonginensis genome segment GGCTCCGATGGCACGCCTTATGACCTGATCGGACGTTATTCCTCGGATCCGGTAACCGATCTGGCGATCAAGAACCTGGCAGATACTTCTTTCGATACAGCGCCTTATGACAGCCTGGGACCTGACGGAGGTACACCGGAAGCAATCATGGAGACCAAAGTCAACGATACAATCAATAAATATTTCTTGAAGATGGCGCTGGCTCCTTCTACAGATCAAGTAACGGATCTGTATAACCAAATGATCAAAGAAGTGGATGCAGCCGGTCTGCCGAAGCTGGAGAAGATCTATAATGAAAACTACAAGAAACGTCAAGAGCTGTGGAACAGCTAAGAGGCCAAACATCTAGAAATTCTATGCAGCTAAATGGCTGAGCAACTAAACAGATACCTTTGAGCAGGCATAGAGCAGGGAAGGGAGAAGAAGACGTCTGTCTTTGCTCTCCCTTTTTTTCGCGCAGCGGCTAATTAACGATGGGCTAATTAACGATGGAAGGATGATTACGATTGGCTATTCAGTTTGATGAACGGCTTCGTATTTTTGCTATGGATACGGTGCAAAGCTCTTACCTCTTTGGAATTAACGATAAAGGCAAACTCCAGCATTTGTATTGGGGGCCGCAGGTTTCCATTCAAGACGCAGCTCCGCTGCTTCGTTCCTCCTCGCACAGTTCCTTTGATGCGGAGCTGGACCGGGAAGCGGAAGAATACAGCTTCTGGGGTGGGGTCAGCTATACAGAGCCTTCCCTGAAGGTGCGCATGCCTGACGGAGTCCGGGATTTGGACATGGATTATGCAGGGCATACGGTCTTGAGAGAGGACGGCAAGGAGACGTTGGTTCTAACCTTGAAGGACAAGGTTTATCCGCTGGAGACGGTTCTTGTATACCAGGTTATACCGGAACACGATCTGATCGAAAGGTATGCCGTTATTAGAAATACCGGGCCGCAGGAGACGATCCTGGAAAATATGCAATCCGCAGCCTGGAGCCTGCCTTATTTGCCGGAGACGCGGATGACTCATGTAACGGGTAAATGGTCAGGGGAATTCCAGCTTCGCCGCACCTTCCTGACCGAAGGCAAAAAGGTGATTGAGTCCCGCAGAGGTTTTACGGACAGCCATGCCAACCCCTGGTTTGCCATTGATGATGGCCAAGCAACGGAAGATGCCGGCCAGGTTTGGTTTGGCGCTCTCGCCTGGAGCGGCAACTGGAAGATCACGGCGGAGAAGACGGCTTTCAACCATGTCCGTGTCACTGGCGGCATCAATGATTTCGATAACGAATGGGTGCTGGGAGGAGGAGAGTCGTTTCAGACGCCTGTGTTTGTCGGCGGCTATAGCATGAGCGGGTTTGGCGGCATGAGCCGGCAGCTTCACCGGTATCAATATGACTACGTCCTCCCTCGCAGCGAGACAAGGAAGGTGCTCTACAATTCCTGGGAAGCGACTTATTTCGACGTGAACGCCAAAGATCAGATGGCCCTTGCCGAGCGGGCGGCCAAATCCGGAGTGGAGCTGTTTGTCGTCGATGACGGCTGGTTTGGAGCCCGGAACCATGACCGTGCCGGTCTCGGGGACTGGTACGTGAACAAAGAGAAGTTCCCAAATGGCCTCCAAGAGCTGATTGACCGGGTTCATGAGCTTGGCATGGAGTTTGGCCTTTGGGTCGAGCCGGAATCCGTCAATCCGGACAGCGATCTGTACCGCGCCCATCCGGATTGGGTGTACCATTTTGAAACCCGCGAGCGGACCGAGCTACGCAATCAGCTGCTCCTGAACATTTCCAAACCGGAAGTGAAGGCTTATATTTTGCAATTCATGACCGAGCTGCTGGAGCAGCACGAGATTAAGTTCATCAAGTGGGACATGAACCGGACCATCTCCGAACCCGGCATGAAGGACCATCCTCTGAACCGGCAAAAGGAAATCTGGGTCCGCCATGCGCTCACCCTTTACGAGATCTGGGACGAGCTGCGCCGCAGATTCCCGCAGGTCGAATTTGAAACCTGTGCCGGCGGCGGCTCACGTATTGATCTGGGCATTTTTCGTTATGCCGACCAATCCTGGCCGAGCGATAATACCGATCCGTTCGACCGCCTGAGCATCCAGAAAGGGTTCTCTTACACCTATGCCCCCCGTATGATGACCTGCTGGGTGACGGAATCGCCGACCGGCATGAACAAACGCCAGGTGTCGCTCAAATACCGTTTTCACAGCGCTATGACGGGCACGCTCGGCATCGGCTCCAATCTGAATGAATGGAGCGATGAGCAGATTGCCGAAACCGCCTCCTATGTGGAGCAGTACAAACAAATCCGCCATCTCGTGCAGTTTGGCGATCAATACCGTTTGTCTTCCCTGGAAGACAAAGGCGTGACCGCCATCCAATATGCGGGCGGAGACGGCAGCGACCATGTCTTGTTTGCCTTCCTGCATTCGCAGAGGCTGGGGGAACCGCTGCCAAGGCTGAAATTAAAAAGTCTTAAGCCGGAGAAGACCTATGCCATCGAAGGGTTAACCGGTCTCTGGAGCGGCCGCGCACTGATGAACATCGGCATTGAACTGCCGCTTCGCGGCGACTTCGACAGCTTGATGTACCGGATTCGCGAGAGCGTTTAACCGGATTGAATATTGAATAACGAATATTGAATAGTAAAATGGAGAAAACCTCCGACTACCCTTTCCGGGTTTCCCGGTATTCGGTCGGAGGTTTTCCCATGATTTTTTTGAACAATCTGGAGAAGTAATAAGGGTCCTGAAAGCCCAGCCTGTGGCTGATTTCTTTAATGCTCTGGTCAGTCAAGTCCAGCATTTGGCAGGCGCGCTGGATCTTAAGCCTTAAATAATAATCGACCGGCGAATAGCCGGTGGCCTGCTTGAAGCGGTGTGTCAGATGAGGCACCGACAGATTGGCCTGCGACGCCAGTTCGGCCAAGGTTAATCGGCCTTCCAGATGTTCGGACATATAGCGGATCGTTCCGTCCATATTCCCTTTATTTCCGGGCTGCCGATTGGAATCGGCGGACAGCAGCTGCGGAAGTCTC includes the following:
- a CDS encoding alpha-galactosidase — encoded protein: MAIQFDERLRIFAMDTVQSSYLFGINDKGKLQHLYWGPQVSIQDAAPLLRSSSHSSFDAELDREAEEYSFWGGVSYTEPSLKVRMPDGVRDLDMDYAGHTVLREDGKETLVLTLKDKVYPLETVLVYQVIPEHDLIERYAVIRNTGPQETILENMQSAAWSLPYLPETRMTHVTGKWSGEFQLRRTFLTEGKKVIESRRGFTDSHANPWFAIDDGQATEDAGQVWFGALAWSGNWKITAEKTAFNHVRVTGGINDFDNEWVLGGGESFQTPVFVGGYSMSGFGGMSRQLHRYQYDYVLPRSETRKVLYNSWEATYFDVNAKDQMALAERAAKSGVELFVVDDGWFGARNHDRAGLGDWYVNKEKFPNGLQELIDRVHELGMEFGLWVEPESVNPDSDLYRAHPDWVYHFETRERTELRNQLLLNISKPEVKAYILQFMTELLEQHEIKFIKWDMNRTISEPGMKDHPLNRQKEIWVRHALTLYEIWDELRRRFPQVEFETCAGGGSRIDLGIFRYADQSWPSDNTDPFDRLSIQKGFSYTYAPRMMTCWVTESPTGMNKRQVSLKYRFHSAMTGTLGIGSNLNEWSDEQIAETASYVEQYKQIRHLVQFGDQYRLSSLEDKGVTAIQYAGGDGSDHVLFAFLHSQRLGEPLPRLKLKSLKPEKTYAIEGLTGLWSGRALMNIGIELPLRGDFDSLMYRIRESV